In the genome of Ignavibacteria bacterium, one region contains:
- the mrdA gene encoding penicillin-binding protein 2: MELLTRKLILFGVCVVAAIVLIVRLVQLQFFNQEEYGKESQKNAVKTITLTPARGLMFDKNGHVVVDNRPTYTVTITPNEFDTLRYKEVSMLLGISEEELRAKLKEVKGTNRFNPQRIKRDVDFKTIAYISENEKYLKGVDFQVEALRYYPNDFRAAHIFGYAKEISEKQLENQVGDYYKQGDMIGIKGIEKSYENYLRGEKGYRFVNVDVNGREIGSVNDGRDDIIPINGSDLYLTIDRDLQSYAERLMKDKRGAVIAVDPNNGDILCMVSNPDFDLNIFSGPTDPKVLNDLMNDKDKPLFNRVTMTNYPPGSTWKMMMGMAGFASGKITPTSLINCPGGFVFGNRAFEDHGAYGSINLTRALEVSANVFFYKLVLDIGLDNYYKYSSMFGFGQKTGIDIPEELPGRLPSTEYYNKVYGVGKWTEGYLVSLGIGQGELGVTPVQMVAYTAAIAMNGLYNTPHFVNKIVNTNTKEEIYPKFDSRKIDFPQKWYEAVKKGMYLAVNGEGTARGIKNEEFILAGKTGTAQTQGNNHSWFVGFAPYDNPKIAICVLGENLGWGASFGAPTAGAIMIKYLSGRDVFNPDDQTVFNVRD, from the coding sequence ATGGAGTTGTTAACAAGAAAATTAATTTTATTTGGTGTCTGCGTTGTTGCAGCAATTGTTTTGATTGTGCGTCTTGTGCAGCTTCAATTTTTCAATCAGGAAGAATACGGAAAAGAATCACAAAAAAATGCGGTTAAGACCATTACTCTTACGCCTGCACGCGGTTTAATGTTTGATAAAAATGGTCACGTTGTTGTCGATAACAGACCAACATATACAGTTACAATCACTCCGAATGAATTTGACACATTGAGATACAAAGAGGTTTCAATGTTGTTAGGCATTTCCGAAGAAGAGCTCCGCGCAAAACTAAAAGAAGTTAAAGGAACAAACCGCTTCAATCCTCAGCGAATAAAACGTGATGTTGATTTTAAAACCATTGCTTACATAAGTGAAAATGAAAAATATCTGAAAGGAGTAGACTTTCAGGTTGAAGCATTAAGATATTACCCGAATGATTTCAGAGCTGCGCATATATTCGGTTATGCAAAGGAAATTTCTGAAAAGCAGCTTGAAAATCAGGTCGGTGATTATTACAAGCAGGGTGATATGATTGGAATAAAGGGAATTGAAAAATCTTATGAAAATTATTTACGCGGCGAAAAAGGTTATCGTTTTGTTAATGTTGACGTGAATGGAAGAGAAATTGGAAGTGTTAATGACGGAAGGGATGATATAATCCCAATTAACGGTTCCGACTTATATTTAACAATTGACAGGGATTTACAAAGTTATGCTGAGCGCCTTATGAAGGATAAACGCGGTGCGGTTATTGCAGTGGATCCGAACAATGGCGACATATTATGCATGGTTTCAAATCCTGATTTTGATTTAAATATTTTTTCAGGACCGACAGACCCAAAAGTTTTAAATGATTTAATGAATGATAAAGATAAGCCGTTATTTAACCGCGTTACGATGACAAACTATCCTCCCGGCTCAACCTGGAAGATGATGATGGGAATGGCAGGATTTGCATCGGGAAAAATTACTCCGACTTCTTTAATAAACTGTCCCGGCGGATTTGTATTTGGCAACAGAGCGTTCGAAGACCATGGCGCATATGGCTCAATAAATCTTACACGCGCTTTAGAAGTTTCTGCAAACGTATTTTTTTATAAGCTTGTTCTTGATATAGGGCTCGATAATTATTATAAATACAGCAGCATGTTTGGCTTCGGACAAAAAACGGGGATTGATATTCCGGAAGAACTTCCGGGGAGACTGCCATCAACTGAATATTATAACAAAGTGTACGGTGTTGGAAAATGGACTGAAGGTTATCTTGTAAGCTTAGGCATCGGACAGGGTGAACTCGGGGTTACTCCCGTTCAGATGGTAGCATATACTGCCGCGATTGCTATGAATGGTTTATATAATACTCCGCATTTTGTGAATAAAATTGTTAACACAAATACTAAAGAAGAGATTTACCCTAAGTTTGATAGCCGCAAAATTGATTTTCCTCAAAAATGGTATGAAGCTGTTAAAAAAGGAATGTATCTTGCTGTAAATGGCGAGGGAACTGCACGCGGTATAAAAAATGAAGAGTTTATACTTGCTGGCAAAACAGGAACTGCACAAACACAGGGTAATAACCACTCCTGGTTCGTGGGGTTTGCTCCTTACGATAATCCCAAAATTGCAATTTGTGTTCTTGGTGAAAACCTCGGGTGGGGTGCGTCTTTTGGTGCTCCTACTGCAGGCGCAATTATGATTAAGTATTTAAGCGGAAGAGATGTATTTAATCCGGATGATCAGACAGTATTTAACGTAAGAGATTAA
- the mreD gene encoding rod shape-determining protein MreD, with the protein MIVSYLKYIAILIILVFIQKTFIWLLSVSEYNISPDIVIIFIIYVGLKNGQIEGALYGFFGGLLIDILSGSFLGLSTLCYTIAGFTAGYFFRPDDEKFLYKFNFLYVVFPCTLLSNFIYYLIYLQGLQLGFFDMMFKFILTSTVYTTIISLIFIIIPKRTGKEKLA; encoded by the coding sequence TTGATAGTTTCCTACCTGAAATATATTGCAATATTAATAATCTTAGTATTTATTCAGAAAACTTTTATATGGCTTCTGTCAGTTTCGGAATATAATATTTCACCGGATATAGTCATAATTTTTATTATTTATGTAGGCTTAAAAAACGGACAGATAGAAGGTGCGTTATATGGATTCTTTGGTGGTTTGCTTATAGATATTTTAAGCGGTTCATTTCTTGGCTTGAGCACTTTATGTTATACGATTGCGGGATTTACAGCAGGATATTTCTTCAGACCTGATGATGAAAAATTTTTATATAAATTTAATTTTTTATATGTAGTATTTCCGTGCACATTGTTAAGCAATTTTATATATTATTTAATATATCTGCAGGGTTTGCAGTTGGGATTTTTTGATATGATGTTTAAGTTTATTTTAACAAGCACGGTTTATACGACAATAATTAGTCTGATATTTATAATTATTCCTAAAAGAACCGGTAAGGAAAAATTAGCGTAA
- the mreC gene encoding rod shape-determining protein MreC: protein MKKLGEIVVSIKEYLLLTLLIVISLILLFSNDNTQIRFIRAIAIGSFGAVQSGFSAIPNIFELEQENKYLRESNIKLSNEVSNLKESKLENIRLNKLILLKDKVELGVISGKIVNKSLTQTRNTITINVGDKDSVKLNMPVITDDGLVGKIAATSKNYSIVQILYNKDLKFSVKSQRSRVDGILNYDGAGNLLMTNVPKSADVKVGDIIITSEYSNNFPAGIPVGKVVEEGTVDNLFKRIVISPSVNFKTLEEVFVLKYISDAERLELEKKFINTK from the coding sequence TTGAAGAAACTCGGTGAAATAGTTGTATCTATAAAAGAATATCTTCTTTTAACACTTCTCATAGTAATCTCATTGATACTTTTGTTTTCGAATGATAATACACAGATACGTTTTATCCGTGCTATTGCAATCGGCTCATTCGGAGCAGTGCAGAGCGGTTTTTCTGCTATCCCTAATATCTTCGAACTTGAACAAGAAAATAAATATCTCCGTGAGAGCAACATCAAGCTTTCAAACGAAGTAAGCAACTTGAAAGAATCTAAGCTTGAAAACATACGTTTAAATAAATTAATCTTATTAAAAGATAAAGTTGAGCTTGGTGTTATCAGCGGAAAAATTGTAAACAAAAGTTTAACGCAGACAAGAAACACTATTACCATCAATGTCGGGGATAAAGACAGCGTAAAATTGAATATGCCTGTTATCACTGATGACGGTCTTGTGGGTAAAATTGCCGCAACAAGCAAAAATTATTCAATTGTTCAGATTTTATATAATAAAGATTTAAAATTTAGCGTTAAGTCACAGCGTTCGAGAGTTGATGGTATTCTTAATTATGACGGAGCAGGGAATTTGTTAATGACAAATGTTCCAAAGAGTGCTGATGTGAAAGTTGGTGATATAATCATTACATCCGAATACAGCAACAATTTTCCTGCGGGTATTCCGGTCGGTAAAGTTGTTGAAGAAGGAACGGTCGATAATTTATTTAAAAGAATTGTAATATCTCCGAGTGTGAACTTCAAAACACTTGAAGAAGTTTTTGTTCTTAAATATATATCTGACGCAGAAAGATTGGAGCTTGAAAAAAAATTTATAAATACTAAATGA
- a CDS encoding rod shape-determining protein has product MPLFGMFSSDLAIDLGTANTLIYMKGKGIILNQPSYVTYHIENKKITAIGEDAKRQEGKTPKGYETIRPLKDGVIADFEIAEGMLRMFIKQISKNFMPAKRIVICVPSGITEVEKRAVRDTAEHAGAKEVYLITEPMAAAIGIGLDVMAPTGNMIIDIGGGTTEIAVIALSGITTGYSIRVAGDELTESIIRYFRAYQNILIGAKTAEDIKKKAGSAMPLSEEEIIQVRGRDLVAGVPKETEVSSVEIREAMDSSIKQMVEAVKVALEKTAPELSSDILERGIFLTGGGALIRGLDERIKMETGVPVHVAEDPLTAVVRGTGKVLEDLDYYSRVTLKR; this is encoded by the coding sequence ATGCCGTTATTCGGAATGTTCTCAAGCGACTTAGCAATAGACTTAGGAACCGCTAACACACTCATATATATGAAGGGCAAAGGCATCATTTTGAACCAGCCTTCATACGTTACCTACCATATTGAAAATAAAAAAATCACAGCAATCGGTGAAGATGCCAAAAGACAGGAAGGGAAAACTCCGAAGGGGTATGAAACTATAAGACCTCTAAAAGACGGTGTAATTGCAGATTTTGAGATAGCCGAGGGAATGCTGAGAATGTTTATAAAACAAATCAGTAAGAATTTTATGCCTGCAAAAAGAATCGTTATTTGCGTTCCAAGCGGCATAACCGAGGTTGAAAAGCGCGCTGTCCGTGATACTGCGGAACATGCAGGTGCAAAAGAGGTTTATCTTATAACCGAGCCGATGGCAGCTGCAATAGGTATCGGTCTTGACGTTATGGCACCGACAGGGAATATGATTATCGACATTGGTGGCGGAACAACTGAAATTGCTGTTATTGCTCTTTCAGGAATAACGACAGGATATTCAATCAGAGTTGCAGGTGATGAATTGACGGAATCAATCATAAGATATTTCAGAGCATATCAGAATATTTTAATCGGGGCAAAGACTGCTGAAGACATTAAAAAGAAAGCCGGCTCTGCAATGCCTTTATCCGAAGAAGAAATTATTCAGGTAAGAGGTCGTGACTTGGTTGCAGGTGTTCCGAAAGAAACAGAAGTCAGCTCTGTTGAAATCAGAGAAGCAATGGACAGCTCTATTAAACAAATGGTTGAAGCAGTGAAAGTAGCACTTGAAAAAACTGCTCCTGAGCTATCATCAGACATTCTTGAGCGCGGAATATTTTTAACAGGAGGCGGTGCACTTATTCGGGGACTTGATGAAAGAATTAAAATGGAAACGGGTGTACCTGTGCACGTTGCAGAAGACCCCTTGACAGCAGTAGTAAGAGGAACAGGAAAGGTTCTTGAAGACCTTGACTATTACTCGAGAGTAACACTAAAAAGATAA